One window of Elaeis guineensis isolate ETL-2024a chromosome 11, EG11, whole genome shotgun sequence genomic DNA carries:
- the LOC105053636 gene encoding thaumatin-like protein 1b — MANASLLFAIFFAALLVHGGLSTTFTFQNNCPNTVWPGIQNNPNVPAFPQTGFELGASASNSITAPSNWAGRMWGRTGCSTDASGRFTCQTGDCGTGQVACNGNGGAPPASLLEFTLQGDGGKDFYDVSLVDGFNLPVSIAPQGVSGCTTTSCSANINSQCPAVLQLTVSGAVVGCKSACLAFNQDQYCCTGPYNTSQTCKPTSYSEFFKSECPQAYSYAFDDSSSTFTCTGANYLITFCP, encoded by the exons ATGGCCAACGCATCGCTTCTCTTCGCCATTTTCTTCGCTGCCCTCCTCGTCCATG GTGGGCTTTCAACTACGTTCACCTTCCAGAACAACTGCCCCAACACGGTCTGGCCTGGCATACAGAACAACCCTAATGTCCCTGCATTCCCGCAGACGGGCTTCGAGCTCGGCGCCTCGGCCTCCAACTCGATAACCGCCCCATCCAATTGGGCCGGCCGGATGTGGGGCCGGACCGGCTGCTCCACTGACGCGTCGGGGAGATTTACATGCCAGACCGGTGACTGCGGCACCGGGCAGGTCGCATGCAACGGCAACGGCGGCGCCCCACCCGCCTCGCTCCTCGAGTTCACCCTCCAGGGCGATGGCGGAAAGGATTTCTACGACGTGAGCTTGGTCGATGGCTTCAACTTGCCGGTCTCCATCGCTCCACAGGGTGTCTCGGGTTGCACCACCACATCATGCTCGGCGAACATCAACTCCCAGTGCCCGGCAGTGCTGCAGCTGACGGTATCCGGTGCCGTCGTTGGCTGCAAGAGTGCTTGCCTGGCTTTTAACCAGGACCAGTATTGCTGCACTGGACCCTATAACACTTCGCAAACATGCAAGCCGACGAGCTATTCCGAGTTCTTCAAGAGCGAGTGTCCTCAAGCTTACAGTTATGCTTTTGATGATAGCAGCAGCACCTTCACTTGCACTGGGGCTAATTACCTCATTACCTTCTGTCCTTGA
- the LOC105053635 gene encoding thaumatin-like protein 1b — protein sequence MANPSLLFAIFFAALLVQGGLSTTFTFKNNCAKTIWPGIQDNPNVPAFPQTGFTLAASASNSITASSKWAGRIWGRTGCSTNAGRFTCQTGDCGTGQVACNGNGGTPPATLLEFTLDGSGGKDYYDISLVDGFNLPASITPQGVSGCQTTSCSANINAQCPSQLQVTESGTVVACKSACLAFDQPQYCCTGAYNSPKTCKATSYSEFFKKECPQAYSYAYDDSSSTFTCPNGANYLITFCP from the exons ATGGCCAACCCGTCGCTGCTCTTCGCCATTTTCTTCGCTGCCCTCCTCGTCCAAG GTGGGCTTTCGACTACGTTCACCTTCAAGAACAACTGCGCCAAGACGATCTGGCCTGGCATACAGGACAACCCTAATGTCCCTGCTTTCCCGCAGACGGGCTTCACGCTCGCCGCCTCGGCCTCCAACTCGATAACTGCCTCGTCCAAGTGGGCCGGCCGGATATGGGGCCGGACCGGCTGCTCCACCAATGCAGGGAGATTTACATGCCAGACCGGTGACTGCGGCACCGGGCAGGTCGCGTGCAACGGCAACGGTGGCACCCCACCCGCCACGCTGCTTGAGTTCACCCTGGATGGCAGCGGCGGGAAGGATTATTACGACATAAGCTTGGTCGATGGCTTCAACTTGCCGGCCTCCATCACTCCACAAGGTGTGTCGGGCTGCCAAACCACATCATGTTCGGCGAACATCAACGCCCAGTGCCCGTCACAGCTGCAGGTGACGGAATCCGGTACTGTCGTCGCCTGCAAGAGCGCTTGCCTGGCTTTTGACCAGCCCCAGTACTGCTGCACTGGAGCCTATAACAGCCCGAAGACATGCAAGGCGACGAGCTACTCCGAGTTCTTCAAGAAGGAGTGCCCTCAGGCTTACAGTTACGCTTATGATGATAGTAGCAGCACCTTCACTTGCCCTAATGGGGCTAATTACCTCATTACCTTTTGTCCTTGA